One stretch of Scophthalmus maximus strain ysfricsl-2021 chromosome 12, ASM2237912v1, whole genome shotgun sequence DNA includes these proteins:
- the LOC118318870 gene encoding zinc finger protein 99-like isoform X1 has translation MESPLRTEHDEPLLLLPSLRLFIPPLRLVSAAMWQVVQRGDVHDYGMVEEFVSTVTEIVPELLNADQKAQLLLGLRARVVLELCQAEEMTDRETIEMHLDRIKALVSTWAAQPCFAEVEFPESNFADQIELLLKDTEEKEKFFQDVFPTDFGPDYDSALQVLMLDFLSRLEKLLPVPDIQQTASMLCAVPSALEECVHSVPDLQHLKTVLLYNTTLGHFDFSEEAQSIPSSFGNCILSSLSLPQLEKVIIDTDQIQLQPSSEQMQGCMAVQVEGETVTLLDYIQIEQPEGLVEPDDQEVTEMNEEEAAGDATDEDVGDALKPAAFQPLKQSKRLQLKRKALKDKNSAAAKRQRKKYPNNKTCPVCSKTFLRAAAMRRHQEIHSSNRDLRYKCAHCDKRFRDLYDMNRHNMRVHEKDELSSNSKEEDSGDPCTSEMPENKTCDLCGKYFGRPVDMERHMKSHSEDRPYRCPFCEKKFKNPYVLKRHQKEICKSRELKRLKRKETQQSNPLLPPPSDGSTEGKVCPICSRVLPCTADIAKHLRSHSEERPFICVTCEKGFKYKDTLKKHQIIHGHEGIREEESKTVEQILAEADTQTCDDATGLDKGGSPEESPSAPVHKVGKKGLKVCPVCSRAFDSVKTLNRHVQCHTEDRPYHCVHCKKRFKHMHGLKRHQIYAICHKKITRFLWKKEPRAGSSQGEPTGADPQQGPPLKIPVWCSNCGKHFEYPSALKEHQENVCQVDVRDVMGCDDCGKEFKSMTMLKVHQRIHDPLYCKECGKILASEQAFERHKLMHRPMQCTMCDKTFTLLRRLREHYEKQHDFAGPFACPQCDKTFVQLSYLAIHQRIHKGEFPYKCSLCPEKFRSSNCLTVHQRKHTGEKPFLCWQCGKCYRSASELTVHMGTHSDERPWACAQCDVAYRTKLQLTNHVEQVHMGVRYPCASCGKQFMKETSLKRHELIHTGERPHQCTVCGKTFLTANELRLHNRYHTGERPYKCEVCGKAFIQSGYLKSHMRIHTGEKPFKCDLCNKGFRLSYHMKKHRRTHTGKPKSYICEDCGIAFLQKKSLWEHSLTHNVKIEPPFADEVRIELL, from the exons ATGGAGAGTCCGCTCCGCACCGAACACG AtgagcctctgctgctgctgccgtccctGCGGCTCTTCATCCCGCCGCTGCGCCTGGTGTCTGCGGCCATGTGGCAGGTCGTCCAGCGGGGAGACGTGCACGACTACGGCATGGTGGAGGAGTTCGTCAGCACCGTCACGGAAATCGTGCCGGAGCTGCTGAACGCCGACCAGAAGGCTCAGCTCCTCCTGGGACTCAGAGCTCGG GTGGTTCTCGAGTTGTGTCAGGCCGAGGAGATGACGGACAGAGAAACCATCGAGATGCACCTGGACCGGATCAAGGCCCTTGTGTCCACCTGGGCGGCACAG CCGTGTTTTGCAGAGGTCGAGTTTCCAGAATCAAACTTTGCTGATCAAATTGAGTTGTTGTTGAAAGAcacagaagagaaggagaagtttTTCCag gatGTTTTCCCGACGGACTTTGGGCCAGACTACGACAGCGCTCTGCAGGTGCTGATGCTGGATTTCCTGTCCAGGCTGGAGAAGCTTCTTCCAGTACCAGACATCCAGCAG ACTGCGTCCATGCTCTGTGCCGTCCCGTCGGCCCTGGAGGAATGTGTGCACTCGGTTCCCGACCTGCAGCACCTGAAGACCGTGCTCCTGTACAACACAACACTCGGACATTTCGATTTCTCTG AAGAAGCTCAGAGCATCCCTTCTTCCTTTGGCAACTGCATCCTGTCGTCGCTGTCGCTGCCTCAGCTGGAGAAGGTCATCATCGACACAGACCAGATCCAGCTGCAGCCGTCGTCGGAGCAGATGCAGGGCTGCATGGCGGTCCAGGTGGAGGGCGAGACTGTGACGCTGTTGGACTACATTCAGATTGAGCAGCCGGAGGGTTTGGTCGAGCCCGACGATCAGGAGGTGACCGAGATGAACGAGGAGGAAGCGGCCGGCGACGCGACGGACGAGGACGTCGGCGACGCCTTGAAGCCGGCGGCTTTCCAGCCACTGAAACAAAGCAAACGGCTGCAGTTGAAGAGAAAAGCTTTAAAGGACAAAAACTCAGCAGCAGccaagaggcagaggaagaaataCCCCAACAACAAGACGTGTCCCGTGTGCAGCAAGACGTTCCTCCGCGCCGCGGCCATGAGGCGACACCAGGAAATTCACTCGTCGAACCGCGATCTCAGGTACAAGTGCGCCCACTGCGACAAGCGCTTCAGGGACCTCTACGACATGAACCGGCACAACATGCGCGTTCACGAGAAGGACGAGTTGAGCAGCAACTCCAAAGAGGAGGACTCGGGGGACCCCTGCACCTCGGAGATGCCGGAAAACAAAACGTGCGACCTGTGCGGGAAGTATTTCGGCCGCCCGGTCGACATGGAGCGACACATGAAGTCGCACTCGGAGGACAGGCCGTACAGGTGTCCCTTCTGCGAGAAGAAATTCAAAAACCCGTACGTCCTGAAGAGACACCAGAAGGAGATCTGCAAGAGCCGAGAGCTGAAgaggctgaagaggaaagagacacaGCAGTCCAACccactgctgccgccgccgtcgGACGGGTCGACGGAGGGTAAAGTCTGTCCCATCTGCAGCCGGGTCCTGCCCTGCACCGCGGACATCGCCAAGCACCTCCGGTCCCACTCGGAGGAGCGTCCGTTCATCTGTGTCACGTGCGAGAAGGGCTTCAAGTACAAGGACACGCTGAAGAAGCATCAGATCATCCACGGCCACGAGGGGAttcgggaggaggagagcaagaCGGTGGAGCAGATTTTGGCGGAGGCCGACACGCAGACGTGCGACGACGCCACTGGCCTCGATAAAGGAGGAAGTCCGGAGGAGTCGCCGTCGGCGCCGGTGCACAAAGTCGGCAAGAAGGGCCTGAAAGTGTGTCCGGTGTGCTCAAGGGCGTTCGACAGCGTCAAGACGCTCAACCGGCACGTGCAGTGTCACACGGAGGATCGTCCGTACCACTGCGTCCACTGCAAGAAGCGCTTCAAGCACATGCACGGGCTGAAGAGGCACCAGATCTACGCCATCTGCCACAAGAAGATCACCCGCTTCCTGTGGAAGAAGGAGCCGAGGGCGGGCTCCAGCCAGGGGGAGCCGACCGGCGCCGACCCGCAGCAGGGGCCGCCGCTGAAGATCCCCGTGTGGTGCTCCAACTGCGGCAAGCACTTTGAGTACCCGTCCGCCCTGAAGGAGCACCAGGAGAACGTGTGCCAGGTGGACGTGAGGGACGTCATGGGCTGCGACGACTGCGGCAAGGAGTTCAAGAGCATGACCATGCTCAAGGTGCACCAGCGGATCCACGACCCGCTCTACTGCAAGGAGTGCGGCAAGATCCTCGCCAGCGAGCAGGCGTTCGAGCGGCACAAGCTGATGCACCGGCCGATGCAGTGCACCATGTGCGACAAGACGTTCACGCTGCTGCGGCGCCTGCGCGAGCACTACGAGAAGCAGCACGACTTCGCCGGGCCGTTCGCCTGCCCGCAGTGCGACAAGACCTTCGTCCAGCTGTCCTACCTCGCCATCCACCAGAGGATCCACAAGGGCGAGTTCCCGTACAAGTGCAGCCTGTGTCCGGAGAAGTTCCGCTCGTCCAACTGCCTGACGGTCCACCAGCGGAAGCACACGGGCGAGAAGCCCTTCCTGTGCTGGCAGTGCGGCAAGTGCTACCGCTCGGCGTCGGAGCTCACCGTGCACATGGGCACGCACTCGGATGAGAGGCCCTGGGCCTGCGCGCAGTGCGACGTGGCCTATCGCACCAAGCTGCAGCTCACCAACCACGTGGAGCAGGTGCACATGGGCGTGCGCTATCCGTGCGCCAGCTGCGGCAAGCAGTTCATGAAGGAGACGTCGCTGAAGAGGCACGAGCTCATCCACACGGGCGAGCGGCCGCACCAGTGCACCGTGTGCGGCAAGACCTTCCTGACGGCCAACGAGCTGCGGCTGCACAACCGCTACCACACGGGCGAGCGGCCGTACAAGTGCGAGGTGTGCGGCAAGGCCTTCATCCAGTCGGGCTACCTGAAGTCGCACATGCGCATCCACACGGGGGAGAAGCCGTTCAAGTGCGACCTGTGCAACAAGGGCTTCCGGCTGTCGTACCACATGAAGAAGCACCGGCGCACGCACACCGGGAAGCCCAAGAGCTACATCTGCGAGGACTGCGGCATCGCCTTCCTCCAGAAGAAGTCGCTCTGGGAACACTCGCTCACGCACAACGTGAAGATCGAGCCGCCGTTCGCAGATGAAGTGAGGATTGAGTTACTGTAG
- the LOC118318870 gene encoding zinc finger protein 99-like isoform X2, whose product MWQVVQRGDVHDYGMVEEFVSTVTEIVPELLNADQKAQLLLGLRARVVLELCQAEEMTDRETIEMHLDRIKALVSTWAAQPCFAEVEFPESNFADQIELLLKDTEEKEKFFQDVFPTDFGPDYDSALQVLMLDFLSRLEKLLPVPDIQQTASMLCAVPSALEECVHSVPDLQHLKTVLLYNTTLGHFDFSEEAQSIPSSFGNCILSSLSLPQLEKVIIDTDQIQLQPSSEQMQGCMAVQVEGETVTLLDYIQIEQPEGLVEPDDQEVTEMNEEEAAGDATDEDVGDALKPAAFQPLKQSKRLQLKRKALKDKNSAAAKRQRKKYPNNKTCPVCSKTFLRAAAMRRHQEIHSSNRDLRYKCAHCDKRFRDLYDMNRHNMRVHEKDELSSNSKEEDSGDPCTSEMPENKTCDLCGKYFGRPVDMERHMKSHSEDRPYRCPFCEKKFKNPYVLKRHQKEICKSRELKRLKRKETQQSNPLLPPPSDGSTEGKVCPICSRVLPCTADIAKHLRSHSEERPFICVTCEKGFKYKDTLKKHQIIHGHEGIREEESKTVEQILAEADTQTCDDATGLDKGGSPEESPSAPVHKVGKKGLKVCPVCSRAFDSVKTLNRHVQCHTEDRPYHCVHCKKRFKHMHGLKRHQIYAICHKKITRFLWKKEPRAGSSQGEPTGADPQQGPPLKIPVWCSNCGKHFEYPSALKEHQENVCQVDVRDVMGCDDCGKEFKSMTMLKVHQRIHDPLYCKECGKILASEQAFERHKLMHRPMQCTMCDKTFTLLRRLREHYEKQHDFAGPFACPQCDKTFVQLSYLAIHQRIHKGEFPYKCSLCPEKFRSSNCLTVHQRKHTGEKPFLCWQCGKCYRSASELTVHMGTHSDERPWACAQCDVAYRTKLQLTNHVEQVHMGVRYPCASCGKQFMKETSLKRHELIHTGERPHQCTVCGKTFLTANELRLHNRYHTGERPYKCEVCGKAFIQSGYLKSHMRIHTGEKPFKCDLCNKGFRLSYHMKKHRRTHTGKPKSYICEDCGIAFLQKKSLWEHSLTHNVKIEPPFADEVRIELL is encoded by the exons ATGTGGCAGGTCGTCCAGCGGGGAGACGTGCACGACTACGGCATGGTGGAGGAGTTCGTCAGCACCGTCACGGAAATCGTGCCGGAGCTGCTGAACGCCGACCAGAAGGCTCAGCTCCTCCTGGGACTCAGAGCTCGG GTGGTTCTCGAGTTGTGTCAGGCCGAGGAGATGACGGACAGAGAAACCATCGAGATGCACCTGGACCGGATCAAGGCCCTTGTGTCCACCTGGGCGGCACAG CCGTGTTTTGCAGAGGTCGAGTTTCCAGAATCAAACTTTGCTGATCAAATTGAGTTGTTGTTGAAAGAcacagaagagaaggagaagtttTTCCag gatGTTTTCCCGACGGACTTTGGGCCAGACTACGACAGCGCTCTGCAGGTGCTGATGCTGGATTTCCTGTCCAGGCTGGAGAAGCTTCTTCCAGTACCAGACATCCAGCAG ACTGCGTCCATGCTCTGTGCCGTCCCGTCGGCCCTGGAGGAATGTGTGCACTCGGTTCCCGACCTGCAGCACCTGAAGACCGTGCTCCTGTACAACACAACACTCGGACATTTCGATTTCTCTG AAGAAGCTCAGAGCATCCCTTCTTCCTTTGGCAACTGCATCCTGTCGTCGCTGTCGCTGCCTCAGCTGGAGAAGGTCATCATCGACACAGACCAGATCCAGCTGCAGCCGTCGTCGGAGCAGATGCAGGGCTGCATGGCGGTCCAGGTGGAGGGCGAGACTGTGACGCTGTTGGACTACATTCAGATTGAGCAGCCGGAGGGTTTGGTCGAGCCCGACGATCAGGAGGTGACCGAGATGAACGAGGAGGAAGCGGCCGGCGACGCGACGGACGAGGACGTCGGCGACGCCTTGAAGCCGGCGGCTTTCCAGCCACTGAAACAAAGCAAACGGCTGCAGTTGAAGAGAAAAGCTTTAAAGGACAAAAACTCAGCAGCAGccaagaggcagaggaagaaataCCCCAACAACAAGACGTGTCCCGTGTGCAGCAAGACGTTCCTCCGCGCCGCGGCCATGAGGCGACACCAGGAAATTCACTCGTCGAACCGCGATCTCAGGTACAAGTGCGCCCACTGCGACAAGCGCTTCAGGGACCTCTACGACATGAACCGGCACAACATGCGCGTTCACGAGAAGGACGAGTTGAGCAGCAACTCCAAAGAGGAGGACTCGGGGGACCCCTGCACCTCGGAGATGCCGGAAAACAAAACGTGCGACCTGTGCGGGAAGTATTTCGGCCGCCCGGTCGACATGGAGCGACACATGAAGTCGCACTCGGAGGACAGGCCGTACAGGTGTCCCTTCTGCGAGAAGAAATTCAAAAACCCGTACGTCCTGAAGAGACACCAGAAGGAGATCTGCAAGAGCCGAGAGCTGAAgaggctgaagaggaaagagacacaGCAGTCCAACccactgctgccgccgccgtcgGACGGGTCGACGGAGGGTAAAGTCTGTCCCATCTGCAGCCGGGTCCTGCCCTGCACCGCGGACATCGCCAAGCACCTCCGGTCCCACTCGGAGGAGCGTCCGTTCATCTGTGTCACGTGCGAGAAGGGCTTCAAGTACAAGGACACGCTGAAGAAGCATCAGATCATCCACGGCCACGAGGGGAttcgggaggaggagagcaagaCGGTGGAGCAGATTTTGGCGGAGGCCGACACGCAGACGTGCGACGACGCCACTGGCCTCGATAAAGGAGGAAGTCCGGAGGAGTCGCCGTCGGCGCCGGTGCACAAAGTCGGCAAGAAGGGCCTGAAAGTGTGTCCGGTGTGCTCAAGGGCGTTCGACAGCGTCAAGACGCTCAACCGGCACGTGCAGTGTCACACGGAGGATCGTCCGTACCACTGCGTCCACTGCAAGAAGCGCTTCAAGCACATGCACGGGCTGAAGAGGCACCAGATCTACGCCATCTGCCACAAGAAGATCACCCGCTTCCTGTGGAAGAAGGAGCCGAGGGCGGGCTCCAGCCAGGGGGAGCCGACCGGCGCCGACCCGCAGCAGGGGCCGCCGCTGAAGATCCCCGTGTGGTGCTCCAACTGCGGCAAGCACTTTGAGTACCCGTCCGCCCTGAAGGAGCACCAGGAGAACGTGTGCCAGGTGGACGTGAGGGACGTCATGGGCTGCGACGACTGCGGCAAGGAGTTCAAGAGCATGACCATGCTCAAGGTGCACCAGCGGATCCACGACCCGCTCTACTGCAAGGAGTGCGGCAAGATCCTCGCCAGCGAGCAGGCGTTCGAGCGGCACAAGCTGATGCACCGGCCGATGCAGTGCACCATGTGCGACAAGACGTTCACGCTGCTGCGGCGCCTGCGCGAGCACTACGAGAAGCAGCACGACTTCGCCGGGCCGTTCGCCTGCCCGCAGTGCGACAAGACCTTCGTCCAGCTGTCCTACCTCGCCATCCACCAGAGGATCCACAAGGGCGAGTTCCCGTACAAGTGCAGCCTGTGTCCGGAGAAGTTCCGCTCGTCCAACTGCCTGACGGTCCACCAGCGGAAGCACACGGGCGAGAAGCCCTTCCTGTGCTGGCAGTGCGGCAAGTGCTACCGCTCGGCGTCGGAGCTCACCGTGCACATGGGCACGCACTCGGATGAGAGGCCCTGGGCCTGCGCGCAGTGCGACGTGGCCTATCGCACCAAGCTGCAGCTCACCAACCACGTGGAGCAGGTGCACATGGGCGTGCGCTATCCGTGCGCCAGCTGCGGCAAGCAGTTCATGAAGGAGACGTCGCTGAAGAGGCACGAGCTCATCCACACGGGCGAGCGGCCGCACCAGTGCACCGTGTGCGGCAAGACCTTCCTGACGGCCAACGAGCTGCGGCTGCACAACCGCTACCACACGGGCGAGCGGCCGTACAAGTGCGAGGTGTGCGGCAAGGCCTTCATCCAGTCGGGCTACCTGAAGTCGCACATGCGCATCCACACGGGGGAGAAGCCGTTCAAGTGCGACCTGTGCAACAAGGGCTTCCGGCTGTCGTACCACATGAAGAAGCACCGGCGCACGCACACCGGGAAGCCCAAGAGCTACATCTGCGAGGACTGCGGCATCGCCTTCCTCCAGAAGAAGTCGCTCTGGGAACACTCGCTCACGCACAACGTGAAGATCGAGCCGCCGTTCGCAGATGAAGTGAGGATTGAGTTACTGTAG
- the igf1 gene encoding insulin-like growth factor I isoform X2 — protein MRCCEAEPEGGSQSAMCCISCSHTLSLLLCVLTLTPTATGAGPETLCGAELVDTLQFVCGERGFYFSKPTGYGPNARRSRGIVDECCFQSCELWRLEMYCAPAKTSKAARSVRAQRHTDLPRAPKVSTAGHKVDKGTERRTAQQPDKTKNKKRPSPGHSHSSFKEVHPKNSSRGNAGGRNYRM, from the exons ATGCGATGCTGTGAAGCTGAACCTGAAGgggggtcacag AGTGCGATGTGCTGTATCTCCTGTAGCCACACCCTCTCACTACTGCTGTGTGTCCTCACCCTGACTCCGACGGCAACAGGGGCGGGCCCGGAGACCCTGTGCGGGGCGGAGCTGGTCGACacgctgcagtttgtgtgtggagagagaggctTTTATTTCA GTAAACCAACCGGCTATGGGCCCAACGCACGGCGGTCACGTGGCATCGTGGACGAGTGCTGCTTCCAGAGCTGCGAGCTGTGGCGCCTGGAGATGTACTGTGCGCCTGCCAAGACTAGCAAGGCGGCCCGCTCTGTGCGCGCACAGCGCCACACAGACCTGCCGAGGGCACCCAAGGTTAGTACCGCAGGGCACAAGGTGGACAAGGGCACAGAGCGTAGGACAGCACAGCAGccagacaagacaaaaaacaaaaag AGACCCTCCCCAGGACATAGTCACTCATCCTTTAAG GAGGTGCATCCGAAAAACTCAAGTCGAGGCAACGCGGGGGGGCGAAATTACAGAATGTAG
- the igf1 gene encoding insulin-like growth factor I isoform X1, which translates to MSSALSFQWHLCDVFKSAMCCISCSHTLSLLLCVLTLTPTATGAGPETLCGAELVDTLQFVCGERGFYFSKPTGYGPNARRSRGIVDECCFQSCELWRLEMYCAPAKTSKAARSVRAQRHTDLPRAPKVSTAGHKVDKGTERRTAQQPDKTKNKKRPSPGHSHSSFKEVHPKNSSRGNAGGRNYRM; encoded by the exons ATGTCTAGCGCTCTTTCCTTTCAGTGGCATTTATGTGATGTCTTCAAG AGTGCGATGTGCTGTATCTCCTGTAGCCACACCCTCTCACTACTGCTGTGTGTCCTCACCCTGACTCCGACGGCAACAGGGGCGGGCCCGGAGACCCTGTGCGGGGCGGAGCTGGTCGACacgctgcagtttgtgtgtggagagagaggctTTTATTTCA GTAAACCAACCGGCTATGGGCCCAACGCACGGCGGTCACGTGGCATCGTGGACGAGTGCTGCTTCCAGAGCTGCGAGCTGTGGCGCCTGGAGATGTACTGTGCGCCTGCCAAGACTAGCAAGGCGGCCCGCTCTGTGCGCGCACAGCGCCACACAGACCTGCCGAGGGCACCCAAGGTTAGTACCGCAGGGCACAAGGTGGACAAGGGCACAGAGCGTAGGACAGCACAGCAGccagacaagacaaaaaacaaaaag AGACCCTCCCCAGGACATAGTCACTCATCCTTTAAG GAGGTGCATCCGAAAAACTCAAGTCGAGGCAACGCGGGGGGGCGAAATTACAGAATGTAG
- the igf1 gene encoding insulin-like growth factor I isoform X3, translating into MCCISCSHTLSLLLCVLTLTPTATGAGPETLCGAELVDTLQFVCGERGFYFSKPTGYGPNARRSRGIVDECCFQSCELWRLEMYCAPAKTSKAARSVRAQRHTDLPRAPKVSTAGHKVDKGTERRTAQQPDKTKNKKRPSPGHSHSSFKEVHPKNSSRGNAGGRNYRM; encoded by the exons ATGTGCTGTATCTCCTGTAGCCACACCCTCTCACTACTGCTGTGTGTCCTCACCCTGACTCCGACGGCAACAGGGGCGGGCCCGGAGACCCTGTGCGGGGCGGAGCTGGTCGACacgctgcagtttgtgtgtggagagagaggctTTTATTTCA GTAAACCAACCGGCTATGGGCCCAACGCACGGCGGTCACGTGGCATCGTGGACGAGTGCTGCTTCCAGAGCTGCGAGCTGTGGCGCCTGGAGATGTACTGTGCGCCTGCCAAGACTAGCAAGGCGGCCCGCTCTGTGCGCGCACAGCGCCACACAGACCTGCCGAGGGCACCCAAGGTTAGTACCGCAGGGCACAAGGTGGACAAGGGCACAGAGCGTAGGACAGCACAGCAGccagacaagacaaaaaacaaaaag AGACCCTCCCCAGGACATAGTCACTCATCCTTTAAG GAGGTGCATCCGAAAAACTCAAGTCGAGGCAACGCGGGGGGGCGAAATTACAGAATGTAG